In a genomic window of Pseudomonas oryzihabitans:
- a CDS encoding endo-1,4-beta-xylanase, with protein MPRSVVALLLSLGLLNASAVALAADPETPAATRSLAAAYDGRLKIGAAIEPDQLAGHDGALLALQFSSVVAENAMKPLQIHPQEDSYVFGPADAIVAFAERHGLAVRGHTLLWGSHTPDWFWQGDNGQPASREQVLQRLRQHIAAVVGHYRGRVYAWDVVNEAIDPNQPGCLRNDRWLQVVGPGYLAEAFRAAHAADPKARLFINEFNTNEPAKRDCLARVVKGLLAEGVPVQGIGHQTHISIYWPALAAIDQSLTTFARLGLENQITELDMSLYQHHDYRPTLTLQQRLGLQAERYRDLLAMVLRHPKVTAVTWWGVADNHSWLNNQPGVPGDDQPLLFDRQQRPKPAYWAVLHLRMRQ; from the coding sequence ATGCCGCGCTCCGTCGTCGCCCTGCTGCTGTCTCTCGGTCTCTTGAATGCCAGCGCTGTCGCCCTGGCGGCCGATCCAGAGACGCCGGCTGCCACCCGCTCCCTGGCCGCAGCCTATGACGGCCGGCTGAAGATCGGCGCCGCCATCGAGCCCGATCAGCTCGCCGGCCACGATGGCGCGCTGCTGGCGCTGCAGTTCAGCAGTGTGGTCGCCGAGAATGCCATGAAGCCCCTGCAGATCCATCCTCAGGAGGATAGCTACGTCTTCGGGCCGGCCGATGCCATCGTCGCCTTCGCCGAACGCCATGGCCTGGCGGTGCGCGGCCATACCCTGCTCTGGGGCAGCCATACGCCGGATTGGTTCTGGCAAGGGGACAACGGCCAACCGGCCTCGCGCGAACAGGTGCTGCAGCGACTCCGCCAGCACATTGCCGCGGTGGTCGGGCACTATCGGGGTCGAGTCTACGCCTGGGATGTGGTCAACGAGGCCATAGATCCCAATCAGCCTGGCTGCCTGCGTAATGATCGCTGGCTGCAGGTGGTCGGCCCCGGCTATCTCGCCGAGGCCTTTCGTGCGGCCCATGCCGCCGATCCCAAGGCGCGCCTGTTCATCAACGAGTTCAACACCAATGAACCGGCCAAGCGCGACTGCCTGGCGCGGGTGGTGAAGGGGCTGCTGGCCGAGGGCGTGCCGGTGCAGGGGATCGGCCACCAGACCCACATCAGCATCTACTGGCCAGCGCTGGCGGCCATCGACCAGTCGCTCACCACCTTCGCCCGGCTGGGCCTGGAAAACCAGATCACCGAGCTGGACATGAGTCTCTATCAGCACCATGACTATCGACCTACGCTAACCTTGCAACAGCGTTTGGGGCTGCAGGCCGAGCGCTATCGCGATCTGCTGGCCATGGTCCTGAGGCATCCCAAGGTGACTGCCGTGACCTGGTGGGGCGTGGCCGACAACCACAGCTGGCTCAACAACCAGCCAGGTGTGCCGGGCGATGACCAGCCCTTGCTGTTCGATCGTCAGCAGCGACCGAAGCCGGCCTATTGGGCGGTGCTGCATCTGCGAATGCGCCAGTAG